AAATACAATTGAAAAACATGGAGGCTTAAATCCCTACATACGGGACAACTGTAACGTTTTAACGTTAATTTGTCAGAAACTTCAATTTTTAAAGTCTTATTTTACTTTCCATAGATAATCAATTATATTGCTATCTTTATCTTCTATCCCAAAACTATAGCTTTTGTGATGAAACGTGTACGGGAACTTCCATTTTTTAAAAATATCAGAGAAGTCAGGGAATTCGATTTTGGTATTTTTTATTACTTCGATGGTCTAGTTATTTCGGAAATAAAAGAAGGGGTGATTTTTGATTGGAACATGGCCGAAAAAGCGGTTATAGCGGCACAGGAAATTTTTGGTGAAAACGCTCCAATTGCCTCTATATCCAATAGAATTAACAGTTATACGGTATCCCCTACGGATTGGATTAAATTCTACAATAACAGAAATCGATTAAGTTTCTATTCCGTAGTAGGTAGTACGCAAGGAAGTTTTACCAGTTTAGTTCTTGAACGTATGTTTTTTCAAAATTCCATTCATCAATTTACAGACCTGCAACAAGCAATTGATTTTAGTCTTGCTAAAATTGAAGAAAACAGGGCTACTGTTTAAATAGATCATATCACTACTTTCCAAACCATCTTTATACTAGGGCAACTCCTACATGAAACAGTGCGTCTCCTTGATTGACCACGGCTTGGTGATTAATACAAATGATGTAGCCGTCATCAGGGGCCTTTATGAGTTTGGTCTTCTTTCCGTAAATATCCGATACCAAACCTAAAATGGCCCCCTTTTGCATTTGAGTACCGTTCAGCACCTTAGGTATGAACATTCCCGCGGTAGGGGCTCTGAGCCATCTGCGCTTGCCTAAATATATGGTTTTCTTCAAGCCACCATAATCCTCGTTAGACTTCTTTACCATATCAAAATATCTTAGGATTCTTAAAATACCATCAATCCCGGCAGCAATGGAAAAATCGTCGAAACGCATACTTTCACCAGCTTCGAAGACGATTGTAGGCTTGTTCATTAAATAGGCTGCATTACGAAAAGAACCCTTTATCAATTTAGAAGAGAACGTAAAGGGTGCATTAAAGATAGAGGCCAACTTGGCACTTAAACCATCTTCATGAGTGTAGCGAATCTGCGGAAAATTATGCCGCTGGTTACCGCCCGTATGTAAATCGATTGCCACATCTATTTGATGCATGATCTCGTTAAGATAATGATAGGCAATTCTACTGGCCATGGAACCTTTTCGGGTTCCCGGAAAACTACGATTAACATCTTTCCCGTCCGGTACATCCCTTGAAAAATGAATAAATCCAAAAATATTCAGGATAGGCACCGCTACAATAGCACCTTTGTCAATGGTATATAATTTATCGGCCAACATTCTTCTTACGATTTCTATACCGTTGATTTCATCGCCATGCAAGCCAGCTTGTACAAGCAAGGTAGGGCCTGGGTTTTTTGAGTTGAACACATAAACGGGAATGTCTATGAGCGTTCCTGTAGGTAGACGGTCAATACTAATTTTCAAAAGTTTGTTCTCACCAGGAGCTACACGTTCCCCGCCAATTATGATTGTCCTATTTTCTTTTGCGAAGTCCATTTCTCTCTACAAATTTTATGATTTTTTGAGCAACATTGATACCAGTGGTAGCTTCAATTCCCTGAAGCCCGGGAGAAGCGTTTACCTCAATCAAAAGTGGTCCTTTTTTTGACCGTATTAAATCTACCCCTGCAACGCCCAAGCCTAAGTATTTGGATGCATTCAAGGCCATGTACTCTTCCTTTGCCGTTAACTTCACCTTTGCCATGCTACCTCCCCTGTGAACGTTGGAACGGAACTCGTCCAATTCGCTGGTTCTTTTCATGCTCGCTATAATCTTATCCCCAACAACAATAATGCGAATATCCTCGCCATTACTTTCGGCGACATATTCCTGCATTAGAATACTGGTATCCATTTTATAGAACGTATCGATGATAGATTTTGCGGATTTTTTAGTTTCTGCCAAAATGACCCCTAGCCCTTGCGTTCCTTCCTGTATTTTGATAATTACAGGAGCTCCTCCAAGAATTTCGATCTGTTCCTTGATATTATCCGAATTAATAGAAAATAGCGTTTCGGGAATAGGTATTCCCTTTCTTGCCATTATTTGAAGGGTTCTCACCTTGTTTCTGGCCCTAGCAATGCTTAAAGATCGTGCTGTACTAAAGACCCCGTTCATTTCAAACTGTTTTACTATTGCCACCCCGTGTCGGGTAACTTTAGTGCCAATTCTTGGGATTATAGCGTCAAACTCATCGGTAATATCTTCTTCCCTGTGATAAATTCTGGGCTGGTCGTTGCCCAATTTCACGGAACATTTGGTATGGTCTATAAGTTCAATATAGTGACCGGATTTCTGAGCTTCTTCAGCGATCCTTTTTGTGGAATAGACATTCATACTAACAGAAAGTAGGGCAATATCCATCTATAGATTGCTTTCCTCGTTAAATAAGTGCGCCTTACAATTCATCTACTCTGTTTAATGAAAGCTCCTAAAATAAGCTTTTTACCCTTTAAATTCTAAACAGGGTTTTACATATGATTAAAATGGGTCTAAATAATATACTAAACCCCTTGAAAACTTGTTAATAACTTGCCCGTACCTTAAATTTGTTAAGCTAAAAAATCAACAAATGAGTGGATTGTTAAAATCTTCAATAGCCCGAAAAGTAGTGATGGCGCTTTCTGGTCTTTTTCTTGTTTTCTTTCTTGGACAACACTTCGTCATCAATATTACCTCTGTAATTGCACCGGATACTTTCAACACGTGGTCACATTTCATGGGTTATAATCCCTTAGTGCAGTACATTTTGCAGCCCATTTTAATTGCGGGGGTCATTGTACATTTTGTGATGGGAATTGCCTTAGAAATTAAAAATAACCAGGCACGCTCAGTGAAGTATGCAAAATATAATGGTAGTGCAAATGCTTCTTGGATTTCGAGAAACATGATTATCACAGGTCTCGTAGTCTTGGCCTTTTTAGGATTACACATGTATGATTTTTGGGTGCACGAGATGGCATACAAATACATAGAGAATAATCCTGAGGACCCAACGAGGTATTATGCCGAAACGGTAGAAAAATTTGAGCCTTTAGTAAGGACCATTCTATATGTAATTTCTTTTGGACTTTTGGCACTACATTTACTGCATGGTTTTGCATCTTCTTTTCAAACCATGGGGGTAAACAATAAATACTCTCCTGCAATACAAACATTCACGAAAATATATGCCATCGCAATTCCTTTGGGCTTTGCATTCATTGCCATATATCATCATCTTAACCCAATAACACATTAAATATGGGCATATTGGATTCTAATGTTCCTTCTGGGCCACTGGCCGATAAATGGACAAAACATAAAAATGAAATTGACCTGGTAAATCCGGCCAACAAGCGTAATATAGATATTATCGTGGTAGGCACCGGATTGGCAGGAGGTTCCGCAGCAGCAACTTTAGCGGAACTGGGTTACAACGTAAAAACATTCTGCTATCAAGATTCTCCAAGAAGAGCGCACTCCATCGCCGCTCAAGGAGGTATCAATGCCGCTAAGAATTACCAAGGAGATGGCGATAGCAATTACCGTTTATTCTATGACACGGTAAAAGGAGGAGATTACCGTTCGCGCGAAGCTAACGTATATCGTTTAGCAGAAGTATCCGGACAGATCATTGACCAATGTGTAGCACAGGGAGTTCCTTTTGCGCGAGAATATGGTGGACTATTAGATAACCGTTCTTTTGGTGGTGTTCTGGTCTCTAGAACCTTCTATGCAAAAGGGCAGACAGGACAGCAATTACTTTTGGGAGCATACTCCGCTATGAACCGTCAGATCAATAGAGGTAAAATTCAGCCTTTTAACCGTCATGAAATGATGGATTTGGTAAAGGTAGATGGTAAAGCTCGAGGAATTATTGCACGTAACCTAGTGACCGGAGAAATTGAAAGACATTCAGCACACGCGGTCGTTTTAGCGACCGGGGGTTATGGGAATGTATTTTTCCTTTCCACCAATGCCATGGGAAGTAACGTAATGGCTGCGTGGAGAGCACACCGTAGAGGCGCTTATTTTGCAAATCCTTGCTATACGCAGATACATCCTACTTGTATACCAGTTTCCGGAGATCATCAATCTAAGTTGACATTGATGTCGGAATCTTTACGAAACGACGGACGAATTTGGGTTCCGGCAAGAAAAGAAGATGCCGTAGCCATTCGTGAAGGAAAATTAAAGCCCACACAGCTTAAAGAAGAAGATAGAGATTACTACTTGGAAAGACGTTATCCTGCTTTTGGAAACTTAGTGCCAAGGGATGTTGCCTCAAGAGCGGCAAAAGAACGTTGTGATGCTGGATTTGGTGTAAATAAAACAGGCGAAGCCGTTTATTTAGATTTTGACGCCGCTATAATGCGTTACGGTAAAGAAAAGGCATTGACCTCAGGAATGAAAGATGCCGATGACAAAACCATTAGAGCTTTAGGCGAAGAGGTTATAGAAGCTAAGTATGGAAACCTTTTTCAGATGTACGAGAAAATCGTAGATGAAAACCCGTACAAAACTCCTATGATGATTTATCCTGCTGTGCATTACACCATGGGTGGACTATGGGTAGATTATAATTTACAGACTACCGTAGAAGGTTGTTATGCAGCTGGTGAAGCTAATTTTAGTGATCATGGAGCGAACCGATTGGGAGCTTCTGCCTTAATGCAAGGACTTGCCGATGGTTATTTTGTACTGCCCTACACTATTGGGGATTACCTTTCGAACGATATTAGAACTGGTAAAATACCCACTGATTCCCCAGAGTTTGATGCTGCGGAAAAAGAAGTTCGCGATAGAATGGAGAAACTAATGAACGGCAAAGGCACCCACTCTGTAGATTATTACCATAAAATATTAGGTAAGATCATGTGGAACAAATGCGGTATGTCCCGTAATGCCAAAGAACTTCAAGAAGCCATTGACGAGATTTCCGCTTTGCGTAAAGATTTCTGGGAAAACGTTCGTGTTCCAGGAACGGCAGATAGTAAAAATCAAGAGCTAGAGAAGGCCGGTCGTGTGGCAGATTTCCTAGAATTAGGGGAGTTGTTCGCCAAGGATGCGCTAACACGTAACGAATCTTGTGGAGGCCACTTTAGGGAAGAATACCAAACACCAGAGGGCGAAGCCTTGAGAGACGATAAAAACTTCAAGTTTGTCTCCGCTTGGGAATACAAAGGCGAGCCTAAAGATGCAGTACTCCACAAGGAAGAGTTGAAGTACGAAAATATTGAGTTGAAGACGCGTTCCTATAAATAAAATGCTATGAAATTAACATTGAAAATATGGCGTCAAAAAGATGCTAGTTCCAAAGGAAAAATGATGGATTATACCATTGATGGTATAGATGGAGATATGTCCTTTTTGGAAATGATGGATGTTCTTAATGAAGACCTTATAAACAAAGGTGAAGAACCTGTGGAATTTGACCACGACTGTCGTGAAGGGATTTGTGGCTCCTGTTCTTTACAGATCAATGGCGAGCCCCACGGCCCGGACCGGCTAATCACTACCTGCCAATTGCACATGCGTAAATTTAATGATGGTGATACGATAACTATTGAACCGTTCAGGGCAAAGGCATTTCCAGTGATTAAGGATTTAATCGTAGACCGTACCGCTTTTGATAGGATTCAACAAGCTGGTGGCTATATATCGGTAAATACTTCTGGAAACACGCAGGATGCCAACTCCATTCCTATAGATAAGCACGATGCAGATGATGCATTCTATGCCGCAGCATGTATTGGCTGTGGTGCTTGCGTAGCAGCTTGTAAAAATGCTAGCGCTATGCTCTTTACCTCTGCTAAAGTATCTCAATACGCACTATTACCTCAAGGAAAAGTAGAGGCCGTAGACCGTGTCCAGAATATGGTGCGCCAAATGGATTTGGAAGGTTTCGGCAATTGTACCAATACCGGTGCATGTGAAGTGGAATGTCCTAAGGGAATATCCTTAGAAAACATTGCACGTATGAACCGCGAATATTTAAGCGCTAGCATCAAAGGTTAATTCAATCCCGTTCAAAATTATTTTAAAATCCCACACCTCATCATGTGGGATTTTTTAATTTTGTCATATTTATTTGATATTATTTCGGTAATGGTAAATGAATTGCTTGACATTATCCTCGACAGTCATTGATTTCTTACCATTATAATCAAAAGATTTAATATTCATATTAATTAATTCAGGATAAAACTTTTTAACCTTACTATAGACCCAGACTACGTCTAATAATTCATTTATATAATTAAAATTATCAAGGGACAACGCCCCAAAAAATTTATTATTCCAATAAGTGCAAAAATTCTGAATTAACTTCCCAGTACAATTTTTACTAACCGTGTAATTTTCAAGATAATCCTTGAATTCCTGTGGTTTATGATGCAACCAGACACTCATTACCATTTTATTGACAGGGTTTTTTGATTCCTTATAAAACGGGTGATTCATTAGTGACTTTACCTTCTCAATCAACAATACCTTTAACTTTAATTCAAAATCCTGATATTTAAACCCTCTGATAAAATAGCATAATTCAGAATAGTTTAGCAACTCTGC
This genomic window from Maribacter sp. MJ134 contains:
- a CDS encoding succinate dehydrogenase/fumarate reductase iron-sulfur subunit; the encoded protein is MKLTLKIWRQKDASSKGKMMDYTIDGIDGDMSFLEMMDVLNEDLINKGEEPVEFDHDCREGICGSCSLQINGEPHGPDRLITTCQLHMRKFNDGDTITIEPFRAKAFPVIKDLIVDRTAFDRIQQAGGYISVNTSGNTQDANSIPIDKHDADDAFYAAACIGCGACVAACKNASAMLFTSAKVSQYALLPQGKVEAVDRVQNMVRQMDLEGFGNCTNTGACEVECPKGISLENIARMNREYLSASIKG
- a CDS encoding succinate dehydrogenase cytochrome b subunit yields the protein MSGLLKSSIARKVVMALSGLFLVFFLGQHFVINITSVIAPDTFNTWSHFMGYNPLVQYILQPILIAGVIVHFVMGIALEIKNNQARSVKYAKYNGSANASWISRNMIITGLVVLAFLGLHMYDFWVHEMAYKYIENNPEDPTRYYAETVEKFEPLVRTILYVISFGLLALHLLHGFASSFQTMGVNNKYSPAIQTFTKIYAIAIPLGFAFIAIYHHLNPITH
- a CDS encoding fumarate reductase/succinate dehydrogenase flavoprotein subunit; the protein is MGILDSNVPSGPLADKWTKHKNEIDLVNPANKRNIDIIVVGTGLAGGSAAATLAELGYNVKTFCYQDSPRRAHSIAAQGGINAAKNYQGDGDSNYRLFYDTVKGGDYRSREANVYRLAEVSGQIIDQCVAQGVPFAREYGGLLDNRSFGGVLVSRTFYAKGQTGQQLLLGAYSAMNRQINRGKIQPFNRHEMMDLVKVDGKARGIIARNLVTGEIERHSAHAVVLATGGYGNVFFLSTNAMGSNVMAAWRAHRRGAYFANPCYTQIHPTCIPVSGDHQSKLTLMSESLRNDGRIWVPARKEDAVAIREGKLKPTQLKEEDRDYYLERRYPAFGNLVPRDVASRAAKERCDAGFGVNKTGEAVYLDFDAAIMRYGKEKALTSGMKDADDKTIRALGEEVIEAKYGNLFQMYEKIVDENPYKTPMMIYPAVHYTMGGLWVDYNLQTTVEGCYAAGEANFSDHGANRLGASALMQGLADGYFVLPYTIGDYLSNDIRTGKIPTDSPEFDAAEKEVRDRMEKLMNGKGTHSVDYYHKILGKIMWNKCGMSRNAKELQEAIDEISALRKDFWENVRVPGTADSKNQELEKAGRVADFLELGELFAKDALTRNESCGGHFREEYQTPEGEALRDDKNFKFVSAWEYKGEPKDAVLHKEELKYENIELKTRSYK
- a CDS encoding RimK family alpha-L-glutamate ligase, with protein sequence MDIALLSVSMNVYSTKRIAEEAQKSGHYIELIDHTKCSVKLGNDQPRIYHREEDITDEFDAIIPRIGTKVTRHGVAIVKQFEMNGVFSTARSLSIARARNKVRTLQIMARKGIPIPETLFSINSDNIKEQIEILGGAPVIIKIQEGTQGLGVILAETKKSAKSIIDTFYKMDTSILMQEYVAESNGEDIRIIVVGDKIIASMKRTSELDEFRSNVHRGGSMAKVKLTAKEEYMALNASKYLGLGVAGVDLIRSKKGPLLIEVNASPGLQGIEATTGINVAQKIIKFVERNGLRKRK
- a CDS encoding succinylglutamate desuccinylase/aspartoacylase family protein, with the protein product MDFAKENRTIIIGGERVAPGENKLLKISIDRLPTGTLIDIPVYVFNSKNPGPTLLVQAGLHGDEINGIEIVRRMLADKLYTIDKGAIVAVPILNIFGFIHFSRDVPDGKDVNRSFPGTRKGSMASRIAYHYLNEIMHQIDVAIDLHTGGNQRHNFPQIRYTHEDGLSAKLASIFNAPFTFSSKLIKGSFRNAAYLMNKPTIVFEAGESMRFDDFSIAAGIDGILRILRYFDMVKKSNEDYGGLKKTIYLGKRRWLRAPTAGMFIPKVLNGTQMQKGAILGLVSDIYGKKTKLIKAPDDGYIICINHQAVVNQGDALFHVGVALV